A stretch of Kiritimatiellia bacterium DNA encodes these proteins:
- a CDS encoding C-terminal binding protein, giving the protein MSQKVVIADDRYPHYNEENEVLTNLGIAPTITKSADQHELAKACENADGIIVNLPPINAKVIGALKKCKIISRYGVGYDNVDVQAATKKNIWVANVPDYCGEDVSDQAFALFMSCVRKVALRDKQVKAGIWQTQADGPQWRVKDKTFVFFGFGQIARIFHRKLSGFQLGRTLVFDPFLDEIAVRAAGAEKVDLETALREGDFFSIHMPLNEKTRGMFNEEAFKKMKKTAILINTSRGPIVDERALHKALSERWINSAGLDVFATEPVNADNPLLKLDNITVSGHTGWYTEEAQSELKRKAAENIRDVLSGGKPKYAVNMI; this is encoded by the coding sequence ATGAGCCAAAAAGTCGTTATTGCAGATGACCGTTATCCTCATTACAACGAGGAAAACGAAGTCCTGACAAACCTCGGCATTGCGCCGACTATTACCAAAAGCGCCGACCAGCATGAATTGGCAAAAGCCTGTGAAAACGCCGACGGCATCATCGTCAACCTGCCGCCGATCAACGCAAAGGTGATTGGCGCCCTGAAAAAATGCAAAATTATTTCAAGATACGGCGTCGGCTACGACAATGTGGACGTGCAGGCCGCCACGAAAAAAAACATTTGGGTCGCCAATGTGCCGGACTACTGCGGCGAGGACGTTTCCGACCAGGCATTTGCCCTCTTTATGAGCTGTGTCCGCAAGGTGGCCCTGCGCGACAAACAGGTCAAGGCGGGCATCTGGCAAACGCAGGCCGACGGGCCCCAGTGGCGCGTCAAGGACAAAACCTTTGTTTTTTTCGGATTTGGCCAGATCGCCCGCATTTTTCACCGCAAACTCTCCGGCTTTCAATTGGGGCGCACGCTGGTTTTTGACCCCTTCCTGGATGAAATTGCCGTGCGCGCCGCCGGCGCCGAAAAGGTTGACCTTGAAACCGCCCTGCGCGAGGGCGACTTCTTTTCAATTCATATGCCGCTGAACGAGAAAACCCGCGGCATGTTCAATGAAGAGGCGTTCAAAAAAATGAAAAAGACCGCTATTCTCATCAACACCTCCCGCGGCCCGATCGTTGACGAACGCGCGCTTCACAAGGCGCTTTCGGAACGCTGGATAAACAGCGCCGGCCTGGACGTGTTCGCCACCGAACCGGTCAACGCCGATAATCCTCTCCTGAAACTTGACAACATAACCGTGTCCGGGCACACGGGCTGGTACACGGAAGAGGCCCAGAGCGAATTAAAACGCAAGGCCGCGGAAAACATCCGGGATGTCTTGAGCGGCGGGAAACCAAAATATGCAGTGAATATGATATAA
- a CDS encoding Gfo/Idh/MocA family oxidoreductase, which produces MMNNKIKVGIVGSKFAADFHADSYRRNPAVSMEAVAAIDNLEPFAKKWKIPRVYKDYREMLSKEDIDLVSVCAPNFLHHDIVLAAAGAGKHVFCEKPLATKAQDARAMVAACKKAEVKLFYGEDWCFAPALNRAVTVIKEGGIGRPLYVKAKECHNGTHSPFARNKKTCGGGCLIHLGIHPIGWALYLLAKGGKNPVVEVFARCNGGLKDNYVHKRNSGEDFSVAIMKFAGGEHALIEGNYITVGGMEDRVEIYGSAGNIKADLTLGSCLDVYSRPGYGYAVEKADNTLGWTKPAVDEFHNLGYVDELACAVQCVREDKEPMYGCSGRLGLACVEIIEAMYKANAGGKAVRGRWG; this is translated from the coding sequence ATGATGAACAACAAAATCAAGGTCGGCATCGTGGGCTCAAAATTCGCGGCGGATTTCCACGCCGACAGCTACCGCCGCAATCCCGCGGTCTCCATGGAGGCCGTGGCAGCCATTGACAACCTGGAGCCATTCGCCAAAAAATGGAAAATCCCGCGCGTCTATAAGGATTACCGCGAAATGCTCTCAAAAGAGGATATTGACCTTGTCTCGGTCTGCGCGCCCAATTTCCTGCACCACGACATTGTCCTGGCCGCGGCCGGCGCCGGAAAACACGTCTTTTGCGAAAAACCCCTGGCCACAAAGGCGCAAGACGCCCGCGCCATGGTGGCGGCCTGCAAAAAAGCAGAAGTAAAGTTATTTTACGGCGAAGACTGGTGCTTTGCGCCGGCCCTGAACCGCGCGGTTACCGTCATCAAGGAAGGCGGCATTGGCCGGCCGCTCTACGTCAAGGCCAAGGAATGCCATAACGGCACGCACAGTCCCTTTGCCAGAAACAAGAAAACCTGCGGCGGCGGATGCCTTATTCACCTTGGCATCCACCCGATCGGCTGGGCGCTTTACCTGCTGGCCAAAGGCGGCAAAAATCCGGTGGTGGAGGTTTTTGCCAGATGCAACGGCGGGCTCAAAGACAATTACGTCCACAAGCGGAACAGCGGCGAGGATTTTTCCGTGGCAATCATGAAATTCGCCGGCGGGGAACACGCGCTGATTGAGGGCAATTACATCACCGTGGGCGGCATGGAAGACCGGGTTGAAATTTACGGTTCTGCCGGAAACATCAAGGCCGACCTGACGCTTGGCTCCTGCCTGGATGTTTATTCCCGCCCCGGTTACGGCTATGCCGTTGAAAAGGCCGACAACACCCTCGGCTGGACAAAGCCGGCCGTGGATGAATTTCACAACCTGGGCTACGTGGACGAACTGGCGTGCGCCGTGCAATGCGTCCGGGAGGACAAGGAGCCGATGTACGGCTGCAGCGGCCGATTGGGACTGGCCTGCGTGGAAATCATTGAGGCCATGTACAAGGCCAACGCCGGCGGCAAGGCAGTGCGCGGAAGATGGGGATGA
- a CDS encoding GNAT family N-acetyltransferase: MKTLIKKSHPDQVNEIIIGKDKYVDTLYGCFRLSNPRGDPFAEEREIEIIARSGKKIKVRVPEKMRVDLPANSKAINGKFFSLEKIGKYRDVMHLLTMRAGWNQTDRDIDRMVDLDPNGTFVARLTGKNFDIPLGTCSTLPLGDNKTWIGMILVHPEARRQGIANAMMQRCVKYALDSGKVINGLDATPMGNTVYGAVGYVNSYRIWRSVFELAEFAGQKHDRNHVFTVKKNDLNEVIRYDASAFVERAEIMRGLFKDSGGGCFVCRDDNGVIKGYCFTRPGRIRPFVGPFIADNDETARALVIAAAQFLMKDKNNKTAFIDTPEGKFADKGAYAERVFDQEKKPSRHRLIKTAKPARDFTRMYQFVHYTEADKLVEQFAAAENLEKNSPRVKSFRETIYKSTLNYTETAAFMEYEREKLQEKFWGITGPEKG; encoded by the coding sequence ATGAAGACTTTGATTAAGAAATCTCATCCAGATCAAGTTAACGAAATTATAATAGGCAAGGACAAATACGTTGACACGCTCTACGGCTGTTTCCGGCTGAGCAATCCCAGAGGCGACCCCTTCGCGGAAGAACGGGAGATTGAAATCATCGCCCGCAGCGGAAAAAAGATCAAAGTCCGGGTGCCGGAAAAAATGCGCGTTGATCTGCCGGCAAACAGCAAGGCAATCAACGGTAAATTTTTCAGCCTTGAAAAGATAGGAAAATACCGCGACGTCATGCACCTCCTGACCATGCGCGCCGGCTGGAACCAGACCGACCGCGATATTGACCGCATGGTGGATCTTGATCCAAACGGCACTTTTGTGGCCAGACTCACTGGGAAAAACTTTGACATACCGCTGGGCACTTGTTCTACCTTGCCGCTCGGGGACAACAAGACCTGGATTGGAATGATTCTGGTCCACCCCGAGGCGCGGCGCCAGGGCATTGCCAATGCCATGATGCAACGTTGCGTAAAATATGCGCTAGACAGCGGTAAAGTCATCAACGGCCTCGACGCCACCCCCATGGGCAACACGGTCTACGGCGCGGTCGGGTATGTCAATTCCTACCGCATCTGGCGTTCGGTTTTTGAATTGGCCGAATTTGCGGGGCAAAAACATGACCGCAACCATGTTTTTACCGTGAAGAAAAATGACCTCAATGAAGTCATCCGCTACGATGCTTCCGCGTTCGTGGAACGCGCCGAAATCATGCGCGGACTTTTCAAAGACAGCGGGGGCGGCTGTTTTGTTTGCCGGGACGACAACGGCGTCATCAAGGGCTATTGTTTCACCCGCCCCGGCCGGATCCGCCCGTTTGTCGGCCCCTTCATCGCCGACAACGATGAAACAGCCCGCGCGCTTGTCATTGCCGCCGCTCAATTTTTGATGAAGGATAAAAACAACAAGACCGCCTTCATTGACACCCCCGAGGGCAAGTTTGCCGACAAGGGCGCCTACGCGGAGCGGGTCTTTGACCAGGAAAAAAAACCGAGCCGCCACCGCCTGATCAAGACGGCCAAGCCGGCGCGCGATTTCACCCGCATGTATCAGTTTGTGCATTACACTGAGGCGGACAAACTGGTTGAACAGTTTGCGGCGGCGGAAAACCTGGAAAAAAACTCGCCGCGGGTCAAGTCGTTCCGCGAAACGATTTACAAGTCCACGCTCAATTACACTGAAACCGCCGCTTTCATGGAATATGAACGGGAAAAACTGCAGGAAAAATTCTGGGGTATAACCGGCCCGGAGAAGGGATGA
- a CDS encoding 4Fe-4S binding protein, translated as MKKTPQKHQDDGKLSLTVGNLKFRNNFIVASGPTVKLKEQLILAEESGWAGASLKLAFDPEPYISLPPRYRWFGKEKYHAFTAEKRLTFDQCLKLIEEGRKATRDLVLFANITYVGKSATGWEDMAKKAQAAGAHAIELNMCCPNMSFNVALSEKEAKNTAQTGASMGQNAVIVSTIAEAVKKAVKIPVFVKITPEGGRIADVAKACFDKGIDCVVSVANRLAIAEFDIENTSQGPYRLQDEPTMACFSGPWIKPLALRDVYEIRKKAGVTPFIQGTGGIASARDAIQFIMCGADLLGVCTETMLRGFDFLPKWLKQMSEFMNRHGYKSYRDFRDLAMQKITPADKLTLHAGYAEVDLEKCNGCGLCEKIGHCNAIEIIDRKSRITKEKCLACSTCADICPQGAINMRRKS; from the coding sequence ATGAAAAAAACACCGCAAAAACATCAGGATGACGGGAAACTATCGCTGACCGTCGGCAATCTGAAATTCCGCAATAACTTCATCGTGGCCTCCGGCCCCACCGTCAAATTGAAGGAGCAACTGATCCTGGCCGAAGAATCAGGCTGGGCCGGCGCCAGCTTGAAACTGGCCTTTGACCCGGAGCCTTACATCAGTCTCCCGCCCCGCTACCGCTGGTTTGGCAAAGAAAAATATCACGCCTTTACCGCTGAAAAACGCCTGACTTTTGACCAGTGCCTGAAATTGATTGAGGAAGGGCGCAAGGCAACGCGCGATCTTGTGCTCTTTGCCAACATTACCTATGTAGGCAAAAGCGCAACCGGCTGGGAGGACATGGCCAAAAAAGCCCAAGCGGCCGGCGCGCATGCCATTGAGCTCAACATGTGCTGCCCCAATATGTCCTTCAACGTGGCCCTTTCTGAAAAAGAGGCAAAGAATACGGCTCAGACCGGCGCCAGCATGGGCCAGAACGCCGTCATCGTCAGCACAATCGCGGAAGCCGTGAAAAAGGCGGTCAAAATTCCGGTCTTTGTCAAGATCACGCCCGAAGGCGGCCGGATCGCCGATGTGGCCAAAGCCTGCTTTGACAAGGGCATTGACTGCGTGGTCTCGGTCGCCAACCGTCTGGCCATCGCCGAATTTGACATTGAAAATACCAGCCAGGGCCCCTACCGCCTTCAGGACGAGCCCACCATGGCCTGTTTTTCCGGCCCCTGGATAAAGCCGCTTGCGCTCAGGGACGTTTACGAGATCCGTAAAAAAGCGGGCGTCACCCCCTTCATCCAGGGCACGGGCGGGATCGCCTCGGCCAGGGACGCGATTCAATTCATCATGTGCGGCGCGGATTTGCTCGGAGTCTGCACCGAGACCATGCTGCGCGGTTTTGATTTTTTGCCCAAATGGCTTAAACAAATGAGCGAATTCATGAATAGACACGGCTATAAAAGCTACCGCGATTTCCGCGATCTTGCCATGCAGAAAATCACTCCCGCCGACAAGCTAACACTGCATGCAGGTTACGCCGAGGTTGATTTGGAAAAATGCAACGGCTGCGGGCTGTGCGAAAAAATCGGCCATTGCAACGCCATTGAAATCATTGACCGCAAGAGCCGCATCACAAAGGAAAAATGCCTGGCGTGTTCAACCTGCGCGGATATCTGTCCGCAAGGGGCAATTAATATGAGGAGAAAATCATGA